One window from the genome of Candidatus Hydrogenedentota bacterium encodes:
- a CDS encoding galactitol-1-phosphate 5-dehydrogenase, producing MEGFVKACILYGIGDLRYEEAPTPFPGAGEVLLRVGACGICGSDIPRIFSKGTHRFPLIPGHELAGTVETVGAGVDGSWAGRRAAVYPLIPCRRCAACEAGAYAQCADYDYLGSRCDGGFAELVRVPAWNLLPVPEGMPLQEAAMAEPVAVALHALRRARLEAGDTVLITGAGPIGLLLGQWARIFGAGRILMTDIDIGRLRFARSLKFDHLHDAGQGDTAAWVRRKTNGRGADVAVEGTGVSTAFEQCVLAARTFGRVVLMGNPLGAMTLSQDAYWAVLRKELEVAGTWNSVYAELPRNEWKLALEHMADGRIEAGPLITHQTPLDRLREHLEMVRDKRAFACKVMCVNHG from the coding sequence ATCGAGGGCTTCGTGAAAGCTTGTATCCTGTACGGCATCGGCGACCTGCGGTATGAAGAAGCGCCCACGCCCTTCCCCGGCGCGGGCGAGGTACTGCTGCGCGTAGGCGCGTGCGGCATATGCGGCTCCGACATTCCCCGCATCTTCTCCAAGGGAACGCACCGCTTCCCGCTTATTCCCGGGCATGAACTGGCGGGCACGGTTGAGACCGTGGGCGCCGGGGTCGACGGCTCGTGGGCGGGCCGCCGGGCGGCCGTGTATCCGCTGATCCCGTGCCGCCGCTGCGCGGCGTGCGAAGCGGGCGCGTATGCCCAATGCGCGGATTATGACTATCTGGGCTCGCGCTGCGACGGCGGCTTTGCTGAACTGGTGCGTGTGCCCGCATGGAACCTGCTCCCCGTTCCGGAAGGCATGCCGCTGCAGGAGGCGGCGATGGCCGAACCGGTGGCGGTGGCGCTGCACGCGCTGCGACGGGCCCGGCTCGAAGCGGGCGACACGGTGCTGATTACGGGCGCGGGCCCGATCGGCTTGCTGCTGGGCCAATGGGCGCGGATCTTCGGGGCCGGCCGCATCCTGATGACCGACATTGACATCGGCCGGCTGCGTTTCGCGCGGTCGCTCAAATTCGACCACCTGCATGACGCGGGTCAGGGCGACACGGCGGCGTGGGTGCGGCGCAAAACGAACGGGCGCGGCGCGGACGTGGCCGTCGAGGGCACAGGCGTCTCCACCGCGTTTGAGCAGTGCGTCCTGGCGGCGCGCACGTTCGGCCGCGTGGTCCTGATGGGCAATCCCCTGGGCGCGATGACATTGTCTCAGGACGCGTACTGGGCGGTGCTGCGCAAGGAGCTCGAGGTGGCGGGCACATGGAACTCGGTTTACGCGGAACTGCCGCGCAACGAATGGAAGCTCGCGCTCGAGCATATGGCGGACGGGCGGATTGAGGCCGGGCCTCTGATCACGCATCAGACGCCGTTGGACCGGTTGCGCGAGCATTTGGAGATGGTCCGGGACAAGAGGGCCTTTGCGTGCAAGGTCATGTGCGTCAACCATGGCTAA
- a CDS encoding SIS domain-containing protein, whose translation MKPALSPIEQDILDDMLRRRPDLDGCAAALLDAHAALARCYDGGNTLYTCGNGGSNADAMHIVGELCKSFERKRPLPPGIAARLAGLPCGEDLAAHLEAGLRAHALGFNGSLKTAIENDCPLRDIAFAQELNALVRPGDVLLAISTSGNAGNCLMAMSVARAHEAVTIALTGPKGGSMAACADVAIRAPGGTTKVVQEAHIALWHALCCLIEAHYFPEPRA comes from the coding sequence GTGAAGCCGGCCCTCTCTCCCATAGAACAGGACATCCTCGACGACATGCTGCGGCGCAGGCCCGACCTGGACGGCTGCGCGGCGGCGCTACTCGACGCGCACGCCGCGCTCGCGCGTTGCTACGACGGCGGCAACACCCTGTACACCTGCGGCAATGGCGGCTCGAACGCGGACGCCATGCACATCGTGGGCGAGCTCTGCAAGAGCTTCGAGCGCAAGCGCCCCCTGCCTCCCGGCATCGCCGCGCGCCTCGCCGGCCTGCCTTGCGGCGAAGACCTGGCCGCCCATCTTGAGGCCGGCCTGCGCGCGCACGCCCTGGGCTTCAATGGCTCGCTGAAAACGGCTATTGAAAACGATTGCCCATTGCGCGACATCGCCTTTGCGCAGGAATTGAACGCGCTGGTCCGGCCCGGCGACGTGCTGCTGGCCATTTCGACCTCCGGCAACGCGGGCAACTGCCTGATGGCCATGTCCGTCGCGAGAGCGCACGAGGCGGTGACTATCGCGCTGACGGGGCCGAAGGGCGGCAGCATGGCCGCGTGCGCCGATGTGGCGATTCGCGCGCCCGGCGGCACGACCAAAGTCGTGCAGGAAGCGCATATCGCGCTGTGGCACGCGCTGTGCTGCCTCATCGAGGCGCACTATTTCCCCGAACCGCGCGCGTGA
- a CDS encoding glycosyltransferase family 4 protein, whose translation MKTGIDAHVLGTRAGGNETYMRALVQALAAHAPDADIAVFLNPGHQEPGLPFPAFPLPTRSSYKRMLYVLPRLCRQVRLDLVHIQYTAPLRRPCPYVVSLHDLVAFHFPGTMPLADRCRLRALTPFTVRHAARIFVLTRAVQRDIQTRYGIPEDRFDLVQPPVDMAFRPAADPELLDRVRRKYRLPARFVLYVGLIQPRKNLVRLAQAFARLQRHGLDHALVITGKRAWLYQEAVDAIARLDLQDRLIFTDYVPREDLPAIYAAADAFAYVSLYEGFGIPVLEALACGTPTLASTDAALAEVAGGTAHHVDPRDVDAIEQGLIHVLTDGDFRERARREGPLRAARFTPERMAAAALDGYRRAVE comes from the coding sequence ATGAAAACCGGCATAGACGCGCACGTACTGGGCACACGCGCGGGCGGGAACGAGACCTATATGCGCGCGCTGGTTCAGGCCCTCGCCGCACACGCGCCCGACGCGGATATCGCGGTCTTTCTGAACCCCGGCCACCAGGAACCAGGCCTCCCCTTTCCTGCGTTCCCGTTGCCCACGCGCTCCTCTTACAAACGGATGCTGTACGTGCTGCCGCGGCTCTGCAGGCAGGTCCGGCTCGACCTCGTGCATATCCAGTACACGGCTCCTCTGAGGCGGCCCTGCCCCTATGTGGTCAGCCTACACGACCTCGTGGCTTTTCATTTCCCCGGCACGATGCCGCTGGCCGACCGCTGCCGCCTGCGCGCGCTCACGCCATTCACGGTCCGGCACGCCGCGCGCATCTTCGTGCTGACCCGCGCGGTCCAGCGAGACATCCAGACGCGCTACGGCATCCCGGAAGACCGCTTTGACCTCGTGCAACCGCCCGTGGACATGGCCTTCCGTCCCGCCGCAGACCCGGAACTGCTGGATCGCGTTCGCAGGAAATACCGGCTGCCCGCGCGTTTCGTCCTGTACGTGGGGCTGATTCAGCCGCGCAAGAACCTCGTCCGTCTGGCGCAAGCGTTTGCGCGCCTGCAGCGGCACGGTCTGGACCACGCGCTCGTGATTACAGGCAAGCGCGCCTGGCTCTACCAGGAAGCCGTGGACGCCATCGCCCGCCTCGACCTCCAGGACCGCCTGATCTTCACCGATTACGTCCCGCGCGAGGACCTGCCCGCGATCTACGCGGCTGCGGACGCCTTCGCCTACGTATCCCTGTATGAAGGTTTCGGCATACCCGTGCTTGAAGCGCTCGCATGCGGCACACCAACCCTTGCATCGACCGACGCCGCGCTGGCGGAAGTAGCCGGCGGCACGGCGCATCACGTGGATCCCCGCGATGTGGACGCAATCGAGCAGGGCCTGATTCACGTATTGACAGACGGAGACTTCCGGGAGCGGGCGCGCCGGGAGGGGCCTCTTCGCGCCGCGCGGTTTACGCCGGAACGGATGGCCGCGGCCGCGCTGGACGGGTATCGCCGGGCCGTCGAATAG
- a CDS encoding fatty acid hydroxylase yields the protein MRDCAATHAEPALPPYRAKVRSFYEMRWYNGYVYFGATNALALSAMAGAARLLENVRLLEWAMLPVAFLAANLVEWLAHRGPMHRRTWWIPVLFDRHTLVHHVYFPHDDMAVRGHREWLYVLFPAFAVALVFATAAPLALLAGLLFGKNAACLFFIVAVGYYLLYEWLHLAYHLPESSWIGRFPVIQFLRRHHLAHHHPHLMLRYNFNITFPVWDYVLGSVYQERGEP from the coding sequence ATGCGCGATTGCGCGGCAACACATGCGGAGCCGGCGCTTCCGCCCTACCGGGCGAAGGTACGAAGCTTCTACGAGATGCGCTGGTACAACGGCTACGTGTATTTCGGGGCGACGAACGCGCTGGCCTTGAGCGCGATGGCAGGCGCGGCGCGGCTGCTGGAAAACGTCCGTCTCCTGGAATGGGCGATGCTGCCTGTGGCGTTCCTCGCGGCCAACCTTGTCGAATGGCTGGCGCACCGGGGGCCGATGCACCGGCGCACGTGGTGGATACCGGTCTTGTTCGATCGCCACACGCTGGTGCATCACGTCTATTTTCCCCATGACGACATGGCCGTGCGCGGCCACCGCGAGTGGCTCTACGTGCTGTTTCCCGCGTTTGCGGTCGCCTTGGTTTTCGCCACGGCGGCGCCGCTTGCCCTGCTTGCGGGCCTGCTGTTCGGAAAGAACGCCGCTTGCCTGTTCTTTATCGTCGCCGTGGGCTACTACCTGCTCTATGAATGGCTGCATCTGGCCTATCACCTCCCGGAATCGTCGTGGATAGGCCGGTTCCCCGTTATTCAGTTCTTGCGGCGCCATCATCTGGCTCACCACCATCCGCATCTCATGCTGCGCTACAACTTCAATATCACATTTCCCGTCTGGGATTACGTGCTGGGCAGCGTATACCAAGAACGCGGGGAGCCGTGA
- the cysE gene encoding serine O-acetyltransferase: MKKKQGDPIWDAIRAEATEDARVEPMLASFLHSVVLNHKTLEDALSFQLAGKLESHTLSAVTLRDLIDEALNNDAGIGEAFRSDILAVLERDPACTKYSTPLLYLKGFHALQAYRVAHYYWNCGRKPLALFLQSRISEVFGVDIHPAASVGRGILIDHATSVVIGETAVVSDNVSMLHEVTLGGTGKEKGDRHPKIREGVLISAGAKILGNVTVGEGAKIGSCAVVLMDVDPHTTVVGVPARPIAGMLHGQPALEMDHRIWMNSENRE; this comes from the coding sequence ATGAAGAAGAAACAGGGTGATCCCATCTGGGACGCCATTCGCGCGGAGGCGACGGAAGACGCGCGCGTTGAGCCGATGCTGGCCAGTTTCCTGCACAGCGTTGTGCTCAATCATAAGACGCTCGAGGACGCGCTCAGTTTCCAGCTTGCGGGCAAGCTCGAGAGCCACACGCTGTCGGCAGTGACGCTGCGGGACCTTATCGACGAGGCCCTGAATAACGACGCGGGCATCGGCGAGGCGTTCCGCTCGGATATCCTGGCCGTGCTCGAACGGGATCCCGCCTGCACGAAGTACTCGACGCCGCTCCTGTATTTAAAGGGGTTTCACGCGCTTCAGGCCTACCGCGTCGCGCATTACTACTGGAACTGCGGCCGGAAACCGCTCGCATTGTTCTTGCAGAGCCGCATTTCCGAGGTGTTCGGCGTCGATATCCATCCCGCGGCGAGCGTCGGCAGGGGCATCCTTATCGACCACGCGACGAGCGTCGTAATTGGCGAAACGGCCGTCGTGTCGGATAACGTTTCGATGCTTCATGAGGTGACCCTCGGCGGAACGGGCAAGGAAAAGGGCGACCGCCACCCGAAGATCCGCGAGGGCGTGCTCATTTCCGCCGGGGCCAAGATTCTGGGCAACGTCACAGTCGGTGAAGGCGCGAAAATCGGTTCCTGCGCCGTCGTGCTGATGGACGTCGACCCGCATACGACAGTCGTAGGCGTGCCCGCCAGGCCTATCGCGGGCATGCTGCACGGACAACCCGCGCTCGAAATGGACCACCGTATCTGGATGAATTCGGAGAACCGCGAATAA